The Megasphaera elsdenii DSM 20460 genome includes the window GGAAGGAGGTCTGCCCTGATGTGTTTTTCAACGCATTTAGAAAAAACGACTGTTTATCCGAAAGGGTAATACAGAATATGCGCAACGCATCACGCCAGCTGATTTTATTGCCGAGTTGGCTGAAAGCCGGCTCAATTTCTTTGTTATAGATAGAAGCCAGTAGTACATATTTATCCGCAAAATGATTATAAAAGGTTGTCGTTGTCATGCCGCAGTTGGTGACAATTTCTTTGACCGAAATCTTGTCAACGGATTTCTTTCCAGCAAGTTCAATGAGGGAAGCAGCCAATAACTGCTTCGTGGTAGGCCGTTCAATCATAAAAGTCTCCTCTTCATTCATGGATGAAATATGATTACAATCAAATATAATTTAACCTGATTCTGCAAGAAGTCTCCCGCCTCTTTAGGCGGTGAGATGAATTGCAGGTTTTTCTGAGGGCTCGATGCCATCGGAAAAATAATGGCTTCACAA containing:
- a CDS encoding TetR/AcrR family transcriptional regulator C-terminal domain-containing protein — translated: MIERPTTKQLLAASLIELAGKKSVDKISVKEIVTNCGMTTTTFYNHFADKYVLLASIYNKEIEPAFSQLGNKISWRDALRIFCITLSDKQSFFLNALKNTSGQTSFRYATNDYAIDLLRERLRILGKEDELPIEIDFLAKYYMRSISEMIQDWFIGGQKIALDNFIELLVLAMPEPLKKHLL